From a single Sparus aurata chromosome 13, fSpaAur1.1, whole genome shotgun sequence genomic region:
- the usp25 gene encoding ubiquitin carboxyl-terminal hydrolase 25 isoform X3 → MAICKNVHQQTLLNQLREVTGTTDVQLLQQALQVSNGDMAEAVAFLTEKNAKVPQQDETTYYQTSQVASDRYISVGSQADTNVIDLTGDDKDDLQRAIALSLEESNRAFRETGITDEEQAISRVLEASIAENKASLKRTHTEVWSDSPNPHDRKRIDSCPVGLKNVGNTCWFSAVIQSLFNLLEFQRLVLNYSPPARVHDLPRNQKEHRNLPFMQELRNLFSLMVGSKRKYVDPSRAVEILKDAFKSSESQQQDVSEFTHKLLDWLEDAFQMKAEEDREGEKPKNPMVELFYGRFLAVGVLEGKKFENTEMFGQYPLQVNGFKDLHECLEAAMIEGEIESLHSAENSARSGQEHWFTELPPVLTFELSRFEFNQALGRPEKIHNKLEFPSMLYMDRYMDRNREITRIKREEIRRLKEHLTVLQQRLERYLSYGSGPKRFPLADVLQYAMEFASSKPVCTSPVEDIDSSAPPGGTTGQQLPTPSTAEQDSLPPLESSGPASGPTTAPAAAQQQRVPIHKPFTQSRLPPDLPMHPAPRHITEEELRVLEGCLHRWRSEVENDTRDLQGSITRIHRTIELMYSDKSMMQVPYRLHAVLVHEGQANAGHYWAYIYDPHQRCWMKYNDISVTKSSWEELVRDSFGGYRNASAYCLMYINDKKPFLIEEEFDKETGQILSGMDKLPPDLKQFVKEDNELFDKEIEEWDALQARKAQQEKLALAAAAAAAAASAASSTSTSSSSPQPMSIESSPPDNAVPQQDPEYMEQPSPTNDSKHLQEDTERAISRAAAEQEERSPEALLNASLPPPTSPQPEVQVSTPSTPPPDLVTDDESPGQRTVEVAIPNVGTFVIESEEGGYDDEAMMTPNMQGIIMAIGKTSSVYEKNGPEAAFFKAIKLEYARLLRFAQEDTPPENDYRLQHIIVYFIQNQAPKKILERTLLTQFADRNLAFDERCKSIMSVARAKLDLIKPEEVNMDEYEMWHQVYRNFREMTIFMVTGLELSQKTNYMEALMYLIYAYQYNKELLSKGLYRGHDEELLGFYRRECLLKLNEQAAAMFESGEEPEVTTGLGIMNELVVPCIPLLLVHDTERDLLAVEDMRNRWCSYLGQEMESHLQEKLTDFLPKLLDCSTEIKSFHDPPKLPTYSTLELCERFSRIMAAVCRLPTEGR, encoded by the exons ATGgcgatatgtaaaaatgtt CACCAGCAGACGCTATTAAACCAGTTGAGGGAGGTCACAGGCAccacagatgttcagctgcttcAGCAGGCTCTGCAG GTGAGCAATGGAGACATGGCCGAGGCAGTGGCGTTTCTGACAGAGAAGAATGCCAAGGTTCCACAGCAAGATGAGACAACTTACTACCAGACGTCCCAGGTGGCCAGCGACAGATACATCAGCGTGGGCAGCCAGGCAGACACAA ATGTGATTGACCTGACTGGAGACGATAAAGATGACCTGCAGAGGGCTATCGCCCTCAGTCTGGAGGAGTCCAACCGGGCATTCAGGGAGACGGGCATCactgatgaggagcaggccatcAGCAG AGTTTTGGAGGCCAGCATAGCAGAGAACAAGGCAAGTCTGAAGCGTACCCACACAGAAGTATGGAGTGATTCACCCAACCCACATGACAGGAAGAGGATAGACAGCTGCCCTGTGGGTCTGAAAAATGTTGGCAATACCTGCTGGTTCAGTGCTGTCATACAg TCTCTGTTCAACCTGCTGGAGTTCCAGAGGCTGGTGCTCAACTACTCACCACCAGCCAGAGTCCATGACCTGCCTCGCAACCAGAAG GAACACAGGAACCTGCCTTTCATGCAGGAGCTGAGGAACCTCTTCTCTCTCATGGTGGGGTCCAAGAGGAAATATGTGGATCCATCACGAGCTGTGGAAATACTCAAGGACGCCTTCAAGTCGAGTGAATCGCAGCAG CAGGATGTGAGCGAGTTCACCCACAAGCTGCTGGACTGGCTGGAGGATGCATTCCAGATGAAGGCTGAAGAAGACAG GGAGGGTGAGAAGCCAAAGAACCCCATGGTGGAGCTTTTCTATGGTCGCTTCCTTGCTGTCGGTGTCCTGGAAG GTAAAAAGTTTGAAAACACAGAGATGTTTGGGCAGTACCCCCTGCAGGTCAATGGCTTCAAGGATCTCCACGAATGTCTTGAGGCAGCAATGATCGAGGGCGAGATCGAGTCCCTGCACTCAGCAGAGAACTCTGCCAGGTCCGGACAAGAG CACTGGTTTACAGAACTCCCTCCTGTGTTGACCTTTGAATTGTCAAGATTTGAATTTAACCAAGCACTGGGGCGACCTGAGAAGATCCACAACAAGCTGGAGTTCCCCTCTATGCTCTACATGGACAG GTATATGGACAGGAACAGGGAAATAACCAGGATCAAGAGAGAGGAGATCCGGAGGCTGAAAGAGCATCTGACAGTGCTCCAGCAGCGACTGGAGAG GTATCTGAGTTATGGCTCAGGCCCCAAGAGGTTTCCTCTGGCAGATGTCCTCCAATATGCCATGGAGTTTGCCTCCAGTAAGCCAGTGTGCACTTCCCCAGTGGAAGACATTGACTCATCAGCACCCCCTGGTGGCACAACAGGACAACAGCTGCCCACGCCAAG CACAGCTGAGCAGGACTCCTTGCCTCCTCTAGAGAGCTCAGGCCCTGCCTCAGGTCCCACCACAGCTCCCGCTGCAGCCCAGCAGCAGAGAGTACCCATTCATAAGCCCTTTACCCAGTCCAGGCTACCTCCTGACCTTCCCATGCACCCTGCCCCACGCCACATAACTGAAGAGGAGTTGAGGGTGCTCGAGGGCTGCTTGCATCGCTGGAGGAGTGAAGTAGAAAATGACACCCGTG ATCTGCAGGGCAGTATAACCAGAATCCATAGAACCATTGAGCTTATGTACTCTGACAAATCTATGATGCAG GTTCCATACCGGCTTCACGCAGTGCTTGTCCATGAAGGCCAGGCTAATGCAGGTCACTACTGGGCTTACATCTATGACCCACATCAGCGTTGCTGGATGAAGTACAACGACATTTCTGTCACAAAATCGTCATGGGAGGAGCTGGTCAGGGACTCGTTTGGAGGCTACCGCAATGCCAGTGCCTACTGTCTCATGTATATCAACGACAAGAAGCCCTTTCTCATAGAAG AAGAGTTTGATAAAGAAACAGGACAGATACTCAGCGGCATGGACAAACTGCCTCCTGACCTGAAGCAGTTTGTGAAGGAGGACAACGAGCTGTTTGACAAGGAGATTGAGGAGTGGGATGCCCTGCAGGCCCGCAAGGCCCAGCAGGAGAAGCTGGCCCTGGCCGCAgccgctgcagctgcagcagcctcggCAGCATCCAGCACTTCCACTTCTTCATCTTCCCCTCAGCCCATGAGTATTGAGTCCAGCCCTCCAGACAATGCAG TACCCCAGCAGGATCCAGAATACATGGAGCAGCCATCACCCACCAATGACTCCAAGCATCTGCAGGAGGACACGGAGCGAGCCATCTCCAGGGCTGCTGCtgaacaggaggagaggagcccCGAAGCATTATTAAATGCT TCTCTTCCCCCTCCCACCTCCCCTCAGCCTGAGGTCCAGGTGAGCACCCCTTCCACCCCTCCTCCTGACCTGGTCACGGACGATGAGTCCCCTGGCCAGCGCACCGTAGAGGTGGCCATTCCTAATGTTGGGACCTTTGTCATTGAGTCAGAAGAGGGGGGGTATGATGACGAG GCGATGATGACCCCCAACATGCAGGGTATAATTATGGCCATTGGCAAAACCAGCAGCGTATATGAAAAGAATGGGCCTGAGGCAGCCTTTTTTAAG GCCATAAAGCTGGAGTATGCTCGTCTTCTGAGATTTGCCCAGGAGGACACACCTCCTGAGAATGACTACCGACTGCAGCACATCATCGTCTACTTCATCCAAAACCAGGCACCCAAGAAGATCCTGGAGAGGACTCTGCTGACACAGTTTGCTGACAGGAACCTGGCCTTTGATGAGAG ATGTAAGAGCATTATGAGTGTGGCACGTGCCAAACTGGACCTAATTAAGCCAGAGGAGGTCAACATGGATGAATATGAG ATGTGGCATCAGGTCTACCGGAATTTCCGTGAGATGACCATCTTCATGGTGACTGGCTTGGAGCTCTCACAGAAGACAAA TTACATGGAGGCCCTGATGTATCTGATTTATGCGTACCAATACAACAAGGAGCTTTTGTCCAAAGGGCTGTACAGAGGGCATGATGAGGAGCTGCTTGGCTTTTACCGTCGGGAGTGTTTGTTG AAATTAAACGAGCAAGCGGCTGCCATGTTTGAGTCAGGAGAAGAGCCGGAGGTGACCACTGGCCTTGGCATCATGAATGAGCTGGTGGTGCCCTGCATCCCTCTGCTGCTGGTCCACGACACAGAGAGGGACCTGCTGGCGGTAGAGGACATGAGGAACCGCTGGTGCTCCTACCTGGGCCAAGAGATGGAAT CCCACCTCCAGGAAAAGCTGACCGACTTCCTCCCCAAGTTACTGGACTGCTCGACGGAAATCAAAAGCTTCCACGACCCTCCCAAGCTGCCCACCTACTCCACCCTGGAGCTGTGTGAGCGATTCAGCCGCATCATGGCCGCCGTCTGCAGGTTGCCCACCGAGGGGAGATGA
- the usp25 gene encoding ubiquitin carboxyl-terminal hydrolase 25 isoform X6 — MTVEQNVLQQHSQKHQQTLLNQLREVTGTTDVQLLQQALQVSNGDMAEAVAFLTEKNAKVPQQDETTYYQTSQVASDRYISVGSQADTNVIDLTGDDKDDLQRAIALSLEESNRAFRETGITDEEQAISRVLEASIAENKASLKRTHTEVWSDSPNPHDRKRIDSCPVGLKNVGNTCWFSAVIQSLFNLLEFQRLVLNYSPPARVHDLPRNQKEHRNLPFMQELRNLFSLMVGSKRKYVDPSRAVEILKDAFKSSESQQQDVSEFTHKLLDWLEDAFQMKAEEDREGEKPKNPMVELFYGRFLAVGVLEGKKFENTEMFGQYPLQVNGFKDLHECLEAAMIEGEIESLHSAENSARSGQEHWFTELPPVLTFELSRFEFNQALGRPEKIHNKLEFPSMLYMDRYMDRNREITRIKREEIRRLKEHLTVLQQRLERYLSYGSGPKRFPLADVLQYAMEFASSKPVCTSPVEDIDSSAPPGGTTGQQLPTPSTAEQDSLPPLESSGPASGPTTAPAAAQQQRVPIHKPFTQSRLPPDLPMHPAPRHITEEELRVLEGCLHRWRSEVENDTRDLQGSITRIHRTIELMYSDKSMMQVPYRLHAVLVHEGQANAGHYWAYIYDPHQRCWMKYNDISVTKSSWEELVRDSFGGYRNASAYCLMYINDKKPFLIEEEFDKETGQILSGMDKLPPDLKQFVKEDNELFDKEIEEWDALQARKAQQEKLALAAAAAAAAASAASSTSTSSSSPQPMSIESSPPDNAVPQQDPEYMEQPSPTNDSKHLQEDTERAISRAAAEQEERSPEALLNAAIKLEYARLLRFAQEDTPPENDYRLQHIIVYFIQNQAPKKILERTLLTQFADRNLAFDERCKSIMSVARAKLDLIKPEEVNMDEYEMWHQVYRNFREMTIFMVTGLELSQKTNYMEALMYLIYAYQYNKELLSKGLYRGHDEELLGFYRRECLLKLNEQAAAMFESGEEPEVTTGLGIMNELVVPCIPLLLVHDTERDLLAVEDMRNRWCSYLGQEMESHLQEKLTDFLPKLLDCSTEIKSFHDPPKLPTYSTLELCERFSRIMAAVCRLPTEGR; from the exons CACCAGCAGACGCTATTAAACCAGTTGAGGGAGGTCACAGGCAccacagatgttcagctgcttcAGCAGGCTCTGCAG GTGAGCAATGGAGACATGGCCGAGGCAGTGGCGTTTCTGACAGAGAAGAATGCCAAGGTTCCACAGCAAGATGAGACAACTTACTACCAGACGTCCCAGGTGGCCAGCGACAGATACATCAGCGTGGGCAGCCAGGCAGACACAA ATGTGATTGACCTGACTGGAGACGATAAAGATGACCTGCAGAGGGCTATCGCCCTCAGTCTGGAGGAGTCCAACCGGGCATTCAGGGAGACGGGCATCactgatgaggagcaggccatcAGCAG AGTTTTGGAGGCCAGCATAGCAGAGAACAAGGCAAGTCTGAAGCGTACCCACACAGAAGTATGGAGTGATTCACCCAACCCACATGACAGGAAGAGGATAGACAGCTGCCCTGTGGGTCTGAAAAATGTTGGCAATACCTGCTGGTTCAGTGCTGTCATACAg TCTCTGTTCAACCTGCTGGAGTTCCAGAGGCTGGTGCTCAACTACTCACCACCAGCCAGAGTCCATGACCTGCCTCGCAACCAGAAG GAACACAGGAACCTGCCTTTCATGCAGGAGCTGAGGAACCTCTTCTCTCTCATGGTGGGGTCCAAGAGGAAATATGTGGATCCATCACGAGCTGTGGAAATACTCAAGGACGCCTTCAAGTCGAGTGAATCGCAGCAG CAGGATGTGAGCGAGTTCACCCACAAGCTGCTGGACTGGCTGGAGGATGCATTCCAGATGAAGGCTGAAGAAGACAG GGAGGGTGAGAAGCCAAAGAACCCCATGGTGGAGCTTTTCTATGGTCGCTTCCTTGCTGTCGGTGTCCTGGAAG GTAAAAAGTTTGAAAACACAGAGATGTTTGGGCAGTACCCCCTGCAGGTCAATGGCTTCAAGGATCTCCACGAATGTCTTGAGGCAGCAATGATCGAGGGCGAGATCGAGTCCCTGCACTCAGCAGAGAACTCTGCCAGGTCCGGACAAGAG CACTGGTTTACAGAACTCCCTCCTGTGTTGACCTTTGAATTGTCAAGATTTGAATTTAACCAAGCACTGGGGCGACCTGAGAAGATCCACAACAAGCTGGAGTTCCCCTCTATGCTCTACATGGACAG GTATATGGACAGGAACAGGGAAATAACCAGGATCAAGAGAGAGGAGATCCGGAGGCTGAAAGAGCATCTGACAGTGCTCCAGCAGCGACTGGAGAG GTATCTGAGTTATGGCTCAGGCCCCAAGAGGTTTCCTCTGGCAGATGTCCTCCAATATGCCATGGAGTTTGCCTCCAGTAAGCCAGTGTGCACTTCCCCAGTGGAAGACATTGACTCATCAGCACCCCCTGGTGGCACAACAGGACAACAGCTGCCCACGCCAAG CACAGCTGAGCAGGACTCCTTGCCTCCTCTAGAGAGCTCAGGCCCTGCCTCAGGTCCCACCACAGCTCCCGCTGCAGCCCAGCAGCAGAGAGTACCCATTCATAAGCCCTTTACCCAGTCCAGGCTACCTCCTGACCTTCCCATGCACCCTGCCCCACGCCACATAACTGAAGAGGAGTTGAGGGTGCTCGAGGGCTGCTTGCATCGCTGGAGGAGTGAAGTAGAAAATGACACCCGTG ATCTGCAGGGCAGTATAACCAGAATCCATAGAACCATTGAGCTTATGTACTCTGACAAATCTATGATGCAG GTTCCATACCGGCTTCACGCAGTGCTTGTCCATGAAGGCCAGGCTAATGCAGGTCACTACTGGGCTTACATCTATGACCCACATCAGCGTTGCTGGATGAAGTACAACGACATTTCTGTCACAAAATCGTCATGGGAGGAGCTGGTCAGGGACTCGTTTGGAGGCTACCGCAATGCCAGTGCCTACTGTCTCATGTATATCAACGACAAGAAGCCCTTTCTCATAGAAG AAGAGTTTGATAAAGAAACAGGACAGATACTCAGCGGCATGGACAAACTGCCTCCTGACCTGAAGCAGTTTGTGAAGGAGGACAACGAGCTGTTTGACAAGGAGATTGAGGAGTGGGATGCCCTGCAGGCCCGCAAGGCCCAGCAGGAGAAGCTGGCCCTGGCCGCAgccgctgcagctgcagcagcctcggCAGCATCCAGCACTTCCACTTCTTCATCTTCCCCTCAGCCCATGAGTATTGAGTCCAGCCCTCCAGACAATGCAG TACCCCAGCAGGATCCAGAATACATGGAGCAGCCATCACCCACCAATGACTCCAAGCATCTGCAGGAGGACACGGAGCGAGCCATCTCCAGGGCTGCTGCtgaacaggaggagaggagcccCGAAGCATTATTAAATGCT GCCATAAAGCTGGAGTATGCTCGTCTTCTGAGATTTGCCCAGGAGGACACACCTCCTGAGAATGACTACCGACTGCAGCACATCATCGTCTACTTCATCCAAAACCAGGCACCCAAGAAGATCCTGGAGAGGACTCTGCTGACACAGTTTGCTGACAGGAACCTGGCCTTTGATGAGAG ATGTAAGAGCATTATGAGTGTGGCACGTGCCAAACTGGACCTAATTAAGCCAGAGGAGGTCAACATGGATGAATATGAG ATGTGGCATCAGGTCTACCGGAATTTCCGTGAGATGACCATCTTCATGGTGACTGGCTTGGAGCTCTCACAGAAGACAAA TTACATGGAGGCCCTGATGTATCTGATTTATGCGTACCAATACAACAAGGAGCTTTTGTCCAAAGGGCTGTACAGAGGGCATGATGAGGAGCTGCTTGGCTTTTACCGTCGGGAGTGTTTGTTG AAATTAAACGAGCAAGCGGCTGCCATGTTTGAGTCAGGAGAAGAGCCGGAGGTGACCACTGGCCTTGGCATCATGAATGAGCTGGTGGTGCCCTGCATCCCTCTGCTGCTGGTCCACGACACAGAGAGGGACCTGCTGGCGGTAGAGGACATGAGGAACCGCTGGTGCTCCTACCTGGGCCAAGAGATGGAAT CCCACCTCCAGGAAAAGCTGACCGACTTCCTCCCCAAGTTACTGGACTGCTCGACGGAAATCAAAAGCTTCCACGACCCTCCCAAGCTGCCCACCTACTCCACCCTGGAGCTGTGTGAGCGATTCAGCCGCATCATGGCCGCCGTCTGCAGGTTGCCCACCGAGGGGAGATGA
- the usp25 gene encoding ubiquitin carboxyl-terminal hydrolase 25 isoform X4 produces the protein MTVEQNVLQQHSQKHQQTLLNQLREVTGTTDVQLLQQALQVSNGDMAEAVAFLTEKNAKVPQQDETTYYQTSQVASDRYISVGSQADTNVIDLTGDDKDDLQRAIALSLEESNRAFRETGITDEEQAISRVLEASIAENKASLKRTHTEVWSDSPNPHDRKRIDSCPVGLKNVGNTCWFSAVIQSLFNLLEFQRLVLNYSPPARVHDLPRNQKEHRNLPFMQELRNLFSLMVGSKRKYVDPSRAVEILKDAFKSSESQQQDVSEFTHKLLDWLEDAFQMKAEEDREGEKPKNPMVELFYGRFLAVGVLEGKKFENTEMFGQYPLQVNGFKDLHECLEAAMIEGEIESLHSAENSARSGQEHWFTELPPVLTFELSRFEFNQALGRPEKIHNKLEFPSMLYMDRYMDRNREITRIKREEIRRLKEHLTVLQQRLERYLSYGSGPKRFPLADVLQYAMEFASSKPVCTSPVEDIDSSAPPGGTTGQQLPTPSTAEQDSLPPLESSGPASGPTTAPAAAQQQRVPIHKPFTQSRLPPDLPMHPAPRHITEEELRVLEGCLHRWRSEVENDTRDLQGSITRIHRTIELMYSDKSMMQVPYRLHAVLVHEGQANAGHYWAYIYDPHQRCWMKYNDISVTKSSWEELVRDSFGGYRNASAYCLMYINDKKPFLIEEEFDKETGQILSGMDKLPPDLKQFVKEDNELFDKEIEEWDALQARKAQQEKLALAAAAAAAAASAASSTSTSSSSPQPMSIESSPPDNAVPQQDPEYMEQPSPTNDSKHLQEDTERAISRAAAEQEERSPEALLNASLPPPTSPQPEVQAMMTPNMQGIIMAIGKTSSVYEKNGPEAAFFKAIKLEYARLLRFAQEDTPPENDYRLQHIIVYFIQNQAPKKILERTLLTQFADRNLAFDERCKSIMSVARAKLDLIKPEEVNMDEYEMWHQVYRNFREMTIFMVTGLELSQKTNYMEALMYLIYAYQYNKELLSKGLYRGHDEELLGFYRRECLLKLNEQAAAMFESGEEPEVTTGLGIMNELVVPCIPLLLVHDTERDLLAVEDMRNRWCSYLGQEMESHLQEKLTDFLPKLLDCSTEIKSFHDPPKLPTYSTLELCERFSRIMAAVCRLPTEGR, from the exons CACCAGCAGACGCTATTAAACCAGTTGAGGGAGGTCACAGGCAccacagatgttcagctgcttcAGCAGGCTCTGCAG GTGAGCAATGGAGACATGGCCGAGGCAGTGGCGTTTCTGACAGAGAAGAATGCCAAGGTTCCACAGCAAGATGAGACAACTTACTACCAGACGTCCCAGGTGGCCAGCGACAGATACATCAGCGTGGGCAGCCAGGCAGACACAA ATGTGATTGACCTGACTGGAGACGATAAAGATGACCTGCAGAGGGCTATCGCCCTCAGTCTGGAGGAGTCCAACCGGGCATTCAGGGAGACGGGCATCactgatgaggagcaggccatcAGCAG AGTTTTGGAGGCCAGCATAGCAGAGAACAAGGCAAGTCTGAAGCGTACCCACACAGAAGTATGGAGTGATTCACCCAACCCACATGACAGGAAGAGGATAGACAGCTGCCCTGTGGGTCTGAAAAATGTTGGCAATACCTGCTGGTTCAGTGCTGTCATACAg TCTCTGTTCAACCTGCTGGAGTTCCAGAGGCTGGTGCTCAACTACTCACCACCAGCCAGAGTCCATGACCTGCCTCGCAACCAGAAG GAACACAGGAACCTGCCTTTCATGCAGGAGCTGAGGAACCTCTTCTCTCTCATGGTGGGGTCCAAGAGGAAATATGTGGATCCATCACGAGCTGTGGAAATACTCAAGGACGCCTTCAAGTCGAGTGAATCGCAGCAG CAGGATGTGAGCGAGTTCACCCACAAGCTGCTGGACTGGCTGGAGGATGCATTCCAGATGAAGGCTGAAGAAGACAG GGAGGGTGAGAAGCCAAAGAACCCCATGGTGGAGCTTTTCTATGGTCGCTTCCTTGCTGTCGGTGTCCTGGAAG GTAAAAAGTTTGAAAACACAGAGATGTTTGGGCAGTACCCCCTGCAGGTCAATGGCTTCAAGGATCTCCACGAATGTCTTGAGGCAGCAATGATCGAGGGCGAGATCGAGTCCCTGCACTCAGCAGAGAACTCTGCCAGGTCCGGACAAGAG CACTGGTTTACAGAACTCCCTCCTGTGTTGACCTTTGAATTGTCAAGATTTGAATTTAACCAAGCACTGGGGCGACCTGAGAAGATCCACAACAAGCTGGAGTTCCCCTCTATGCTCTACATGGACAG GTATATGGACAGGAACAGGGAAATAACCAGGATCAAGAGAGAGGAGATCCGGAGGCTGAAAGAGCATCTGACAGTGCTCCAGCAGCGACTGGAGAG GTATCTGAGTTATGGCTCAGGCCCCAAGAGGTTTCCTCTGGCAGATGTCCTCCAATATGCCATGGAGTTTGCCTCCAGTAAGCCAGTGTGCACTTCCCCAGTGGAAGACATTGACTCATCAGCACCCCCTGGTGGCACAACAGGACAACAGCTGCCCACGCCAAG CACAGCTGAGCAGGACTCCTTGCCTCCTCTAGAGAGCTCAGGCCCTGCCTCAGGTCCCACCACAGCTCCCGCTGCAGCCCAGCAGCAGAGAGTACCCATTCATAAGCCCTTTACCCAGTCCAGGCTACCTCCTGACCTTCCCATGCACCCTGCCCCACGCCACATAACTGAAGAGGAGTTGAGGGTGCTCGAGGGCTGCTTGCATCGCTGGAGGAGTGAAGTAGAAAATGACACCCGTG ATCTGCAGGGCAGTATAACCAGAATCCATAGAACCATTGAGCTTATGTACTCTGACAAATCTATGATGCAG GTTCCATACCGGCTTCACGCAGTGCTTGTCCATGAAGGCCAGGCTAATGCAGGTCACTACTGGGCTTACATCTATGACCCACATCAGCGTTGCTGGATGAAGTACAACGACATTTCTGTCACAAAATCGTCATGGGAGGAGCTGGTCAGGGACTCGTTTGGAGGCTACCGCAATGCCAGTGCCTACTGTCTCATGTATATCAACGACAAGAAGCCCTTTCTCATAGAAG AAGAGTTTGATAAAGAAACAGGACAGATACTCAGCGGCATGGACAAACTGCCTCCTGACCTGAAGCAGTTTGTGAAGGAGGACAACGAGCTGTTTGACAAGGAGATTGAGGAGTGGGATGCCCTGCAGGCCCGCAAGGCCCAGCAGGAGAAGCTGGCCCTGGCCGCAgccgctgcagctgcagcagcctcggCAGCATCCAGCACTTCCACTTCTTCATCTTCCCCTCAGCCCATGAGTATTGAGTCCAGCCCTCCAGACAATGCAG TACCCCAGCAGGATCCAGAATACATGGAGCAGCCATCACCCACCAATGACTCCAAGCATCTGCAGGAGGACACGGAGCGAGCCATCTCCAGGGCTGCTGCtgaacaggaggagaggagcccCGAAGCATTATTAAATGCT TCTCTTCCCCCTCCCACCTCCCCTCAGCCTGAGGTCCAG GCGATGATGACCCCCAACATGCAGGGTATAATTATGGCCATTGGCAAAACCAGCAGCGTATATGAAAAGAATGGGCCTGAGGCAGCCTTTTTTAAG GCCATAAAGCTGGAGTATGCTCGTCTTCTGAGATTTGCCCAGGAGGACACACCTCCTGAGAATGACTACCGACTGCAGCACATCATCGTCTACTTCATCCAAAACCAGGCACCCAAGAAGATCCTGGAGAGGACTCTGCTGACACAGTTTGCTGACAGGAACCTGGCCTTTGATGAGAG ATGTAAGAGCATTATGAGTGTGGCACGTGCCAAACTGGACCTAATTAAGCCAGAGGAGGTCAACATGGATGAATATGAG ATGTGGCATCAGGTCTACCGGAATTTCCGTGAGATGACCATCTTCATGGTGACTGGCTTGGAGCTCTCACAGAAGACAAA TTACATGGAGGCCCTGATGTATCTGATTTATGCGTACCAATACAACAAGGAGCTTTTGTCCAAAGGGCTGTACAGAGGGCATGATGAGGAGCTGCTTGGCTTTTACCGTCGGGAGTGTTTGTTG AAATTAAACGAGCAAGCGGCTGCCATGTTTGAGTCAGGAGAAGAGCCGGAGGTGACCACTGGCCTTGGCATCATGAATGAGCTGGTGGTGCCCTGCATCCCTCTGCTGCTGGTCCACGACACAGAGAGGGACCTGCTGGCGGTAGAGGACATGAGGAACCGCTGGTGCTCCTACCTGGGCCAAGAGATGGAAT CCCACCTCCAGGAAAAGCTGACCGACTTCCTCCCCAAGTTACTGGACTGCTCGACGGAAATCAAAAGCTTCCACGACCCTCCCAAGCTGCCCACCTACTCCACCCTGGAGCTGTGTGAGCGATTCAGCCGCATCATGGCCGCCGTCTGCAGGTTGCCCACCGAGGGGAGATGA